CCAGGGCCACGAGGTTAGCTACGGCGACGACACCTGGACCGCGAAGGCGTCGAACCTGATCCGCGATGTGTTCGAGACCAACTGTGAGGTGTTCTTTGTCTTCAACGGCACGTCGGCCAATTCGCTTTCCCTTGCCTCGCTCTGCCAGTCCTATCACAGCATCCTCTGTCACGAGCAGGCGCATGTCGAAACTTCGGAGTGCGGCGCGCCGGAGTTTTTCGCCAACGGCACGAAGGTGCTGCTGTTGCCGGGCGAGCACGGGAAGATTGACGCCGGGAGCATCGAGCACGCCGTCAGCCGGCGGACGGACATTCACTATCCCAAACCACATGTCGTCAGTCTCACGCAGGCGACGGAGTTGGGCACGGTCTACTCGCTCGACGAGCTGCGCGCGATCAGCGATGTGGCCCGGCGCTTGCATCTGCGCATCCACATGGACGGCGCTCGCTTTGCTAACGCGGTGGTTGCGCTCGGCGTCACACCCAAGGAGATCGCCTGGGAAACCGGCGTGGATGTGCTTTGCTTCGGTGGCTCCAAGAACGGGATTGCCCTGGGCGAAGCGGTGGTGTTCTTCAATCCCGAGCTGGCGCGTGAGTTCGATTACCGCTGCAAACAGGGCGGGCAGCTCGCTTCCAAGATGCGCTTTCTGTCGGCGCCGTGGGTGGGGATGTTGCAGGACGGAGCGTGGCTGCGGCACGCCAAGCATTCGAACGCGATGGCGCGGCGGCTGGAAGCGGCGATCGGCACGCTGCCGCATGTCAAGATCGCGCACCCGGTCCAGACCAACGTTGTCTTTGCCCGTCTGCCGGATGCCGTCATCCGCGGAATGCACCGGCGTGGTTGGAAGTTCTATACCCACGTCAGCGTGGATAGCGCACGGCTCATGACCAGTTGGGACACGACGGCAGAGGATGTGGACGCCTTTGCGGCGGACTTGGCGGAACTTACAGCCAGGCAAGATGGCGAGCAGCGGGTGGAGAGTTAAATCAGTAAAATGAGTCTATGAGTTGCCTGGACGGAAAACTGGCTGGTGCTGTGCTTGTGTTATTCCTGGCAGGCATTGAGACGGTGGCTGCTGCGGATGAGTTGCCTTATAGCATAGCCAAGGAGGCGTGGGAGGAGGGGTTGGGCAGTCATCGCGCGGTGGTGCGGATCGAGCAGAAGGTCGAGGCGGTGCTGGTGAAGATTCCCTGGCGGCGGCGCGACCGCGATCCGGAGCGCAAGCAGATTATCGTCGTGGACGGAGCGACCAGCCAGCGTATAACGAATGTTGCCTGCCTGCGTCTCGACCGGTTTGAGGGCGCGCTGGCGTTTCAGCCGCAAACCGCGCCGGGAGATTACTTCGTCTACTATTTGCCGTTCAAACCGCAGCCGGGCTGGGGCAATTACAACTATGACTATCTCCCGCCAAAGGACACTGCCGGCGCCGAGTGGAAGGCCGGTTTGCCGCAGGACCGCGAGACGTTGCCGCGCGCCACCGTCGTTCGCTTGGAGGCTCGGACCGAGTTCGACAGCAACTACCCGATGGAAATCGTCGCCACGCCGGAGGAAACGCAAACACTGCTTGGCCGGGCTGCCGCCCCTTACCTTCTGTTTCCCGAAGACCGGCGCTTTCCCATCCGCATGACAGATGAGCTGCCGCTGCGGTGGGCGAAATCCGCTCCGGGACAGGAATTCCGCGGCGAGGCGCAACGGAATGAGTTTTATGTCTTCCAGATTGGTGTCTGGACCGCGCGGACAAACCTCGCGGGGTTGGAGGTGGAGTTCGAGGGCGGAATCGCCGGCTGGCTAAACTGCTTCAACACCAGCGGCACGAACTGGGACGGCAAGTCGTTCCGCAAGACGCTCGACGTTCCCCAAGGCAAGGTGCAAGCGCTCTGGATCGGCGTGGATGTGCCGCGCGATGCAAAGCCCGGTGAACACCATGCCACCGTGAAACTCCGCCCGAAGAATGTGAAGCCCGCCAGTGTTCAGCTTACCCTCCACGTGCTGCCCAGCGAACTGGCTGACCGTGGAGACAGCGAGCTGTGGCGGCTCGCGCGGCTGCGCTGGCTGGATTCAGCGCGTGGGACGGACAGCAGCCCAACCGCCCCCTACTCGCAATTGACCGTGACAAATCGTTCCATAGTTGGCAGCGGTTTCCGCGCAACCTTCGGCGGCTCACAGGTCGGTGAAATGCCCGTTAGCTTGCATGGCGGCGGGGAGGAATTGCTCTGCGGGCGCATGGGCTTCTATGTTGACAGGGCCGACAAGCCGCTCGGCCAGCCGCAGCGGACACTGCTCGGGCCCTGGACCCGCGACGGGGCGGGTTGGGTAGGATTGGCATCGGAGTGCGAAACCGACAATCTCGCGATACATGGCTCGACCGCTGTGGAGTTCGACGGCACGATCACCATGACTGCCCAACTACGCGGCTTGGGAGCCTTCCACGCGGACAACCTGCGCGTGGAAATCCCCCTCCGGGCAGAGGTCGCCGCGTATTTCATGGGCATCGGCCTGCCCGCGTGCCGGACGCCGACGAATTACACCTGGCGCTGGACGGGGCCTAACAACAGCTTCT
Above is a window of Candidatus Paceibacterota bacterium DNA encoding:
- a CDS encoding low specificity L-threonine aldolase, translating into MSAEAVTRRQFASDNYAGICPEAFAAMAEANQGHEVSYGDDTWTAKASNLIRDVFETNCEVFFVFNGTSANSLSLASLCQSYHSILCHEQAHVETSECGAPEFFANGTKVLLLPGEHGKIDAGSIEHAVSRRTDIHYPKPHVVSLTQATELGTVYSLDELRAISDVARRLHLRIHMDGARFANAVVALGVTPKEIAWETGVDVLCFGGSKNGIALGEAVVFFNPELAREFDYRCKQGGQLASKMRFLSAPWVGMLQDGAWLRHAKHSNAMARRLEAAIGTLPHVKIAHPVQTNVVFARLPDAVIRGMHRRGWKFYTHVSVDSARLMTSWDTTAEDVDAFAADLAELTARQDGEQRVES
- a CDS encoding DUF6067 family protein, which translates into the protein MSCLDGKLAGAVLVLFLAGIETVAAADELPYSIAKEAWEEGLGSHRAVVRIEQKVEAVLVKIPWRRRDRDPERKQIIVVDGATSQRITNVACLRLDRFEGALAFQPQTAPGDYFVYYLPFKPQPGWGNYNYDYLPPKDTAGAEWKAGLPQDRETLPRATVVRLEARTEFDSNYPMEIVATPEETQTLLGRAAAPYLLFPEDRRFPIRMTDELPLRWAKSAPGQEFRGEAQRNEFYVFQIGVWTARTNLAGLEVEFEGGIAGWLNCFNTSGTNWDGKSFRKTLDVPQGKVQALWIGVDVPRDAKPGEHHATVKLRPKNVKPASVQLTLHVLPSELADRGDSELWRLARLRWLDSARGTDSSPTAPYSQLTVTNRSIVGSGFRATFGGSQVGEMPVSLHGGGEELLCGRMGFYVDRADKPLGQPQRTLLGPWTRDGAGWVGLASECETDNLAIHGSTAVEFDGTITMTAQLRGLGAFHADNLRVEIPLRAEVAAYFMGIGLPACRTPTNYTWRWTGPNNSFWIGNAHAGLHVKLLGSHYEGPMQNLYHPKPPPSWFNGGKGGVTITSGPEGEVLAQVFTGPFELKAGEERSFSLSLLVTPVKPLDPATHFHERYWHSTHNIPSDVNVINVHHATMPNPFINYPFLAADKLREFCRTNQAAGRKVKVYYTIRELTSHLPELWALRSLGDEVLAGGPGGGYPWLREHLGSGYTTAWYTAVEGEEVDAAILTSGASRLYNFYVEGINWLARNAPIDGLYLDDVAYDRTILKRVRKVLDRARPGCLIDLHSNTLFSIGPANQYTEFFPYVNRLWFGEGFNYDAMSPEQWLVECSGIPFGLMGDMLQDGGNPWRGMLFGMTARLPWPKSDPRRVWKIWDEFGIGQAQMFGWWATNCPVRASRDDVLATAYVKPGKSLIALASWAPGKSEVRLQFDCQALGLDIGKARLIAPAITDFQPAGQWRLDEPIPVEPKRGWLLHLSEVP